In Zingiber officinale cultivar Zhangliang chromosome 9B, Zo_v1.1, whole genome shotgun sequence, the genomic window GCTTTCATAGATACTTTCACCTGCACTTCTAAAAAAAGATAAGACTTAGAGTGGGGACAGAGCAAAAGTAGTAAAGGTTgagattattatttatttgatcttaatttataacttagattttATTAGTTATGTACCTACTCTCTCTTAATATTATATATGTTTCTATTCTATCTAATCAATATGATATGCATtttaaaaatataggaaaaatatgATGAGCTCGAGCTAGCACATAGATGCTCACAAGCTAGTGCTGATACAGAGGGATTTGAGCCCTCTATTGGCAATAATCTGAGTTTATGGCTGGAAGCCAATGGGGGACCCAAAGGAGGAAGGATATTGGGAATGTGTTCCTTGAGTATAATCCAAAGAATAGTTGGTACATCTTCTTCAACCCCACTAGTAGCAAGGGCTCAAATAAATACCTTGACCGAAGAGGTTAGCCATTTAAGAGGGATATTATTgcaaagagatcaagaaatgacGCAACAACATGAACTACGGGATCAAGAAATGTTCCAAAAGAATCAAAaaattgttaggacccttggcggtcgggtagatgggggggggggggggggggggggaaaaacccctgcacaaaaataaaacaaaaaaacctttctcaaacttataacttaattaaaacacttgcataaacataaaaataataataaaataaaaagacaaGGCTcaatagatttacttggttacaaccagggaggttgttaatccaaggcagatgaaaaagtgcactaaaaatctcctctggacggagaagcctcttacagcattcaaagctcacaaagcaaagctaaactcagacaaactcaagcacaagtgGTGTTACTCTATAATTCttgttagcttctgggagcagagTTGCTTATATGGTCCTGCTCGAGGCACCTGGAAAGATTCTAGACGCCTGGaatgagataaaactttatccctgatGCAACGTTCAAATTCCACGTTGAATTGGCTAAGaattgggttccgggcgcccggacgggGCGCTCGGGGCCAAAAATCAACTTTTGTTGATTTTTGGTCCCGATCTCCTGCTCCGGTTCTGCTTGCATCGGTCCGGGTCTTTTGCTCCAGttccggtcgcttgggtgatttcggccatccggaatagggctcactcgaactcaaCTTCCAGCCTTCTTAAGCAAACGTACACtccagtttctcatccctcggaatcactgcttgtttccttctcatccgccaacgtactcttccatagcttttcGTCCCTTGaatagctgcgtcttttgctcctcgagcaatcttccgctcggcttctcatccctcggaaacacagcacgctcccttctcgtccgccaacgtactcttccacagcacctcgtccctcagacgtactGAGTCCATCTTTTTTCCCTCAGACAGCTGTATttttttctcctcgagcaatcttccactctggcttctcgtccctcagaaacaccgcacactcccttctcatccgccggtgtactcttccgcaacacctcgtccctcagacataCCAAGCctatcgactctctcccgtgacgtccttctcactagctgtgtctttcgttcgacttcctatgctcctaagttcttgcacacttaaacacagggttaaacacaacaagacttaacttaacttgtttgatcacatcaaaactacattGGGTACCAACACAAATAGCGCAAAGGGATCACGAAATTAGCGAGTTGCACAAACAACAAGACTTCATAATGCGATATCTTTAGTTGAGTTCCACTCTAAGTCAGATTTCTCCCCGTTTTGATTATGATGGTGGCAAtgatgatggtggtgatggtttttcatgattttaattatgtatgaatattatttttctcataattagtatttttttaatattaatctaTGGATTGCGAACCTttcaatttgtattttttttattaatattgttaATTTATCTTTAATAGGGTTAGTGAGACAAAATCTATGCATAAGGAAAAAGTAAGTATTAAATTTTGTGTTAGTTTAAgtgattttctttcttgttagaaATGATCTTTTTGGTTTATTTGTTTTGATGCAGGAAACGAAGATTGGATGGAGAAGAAAGTTTTTTTTGTgaaagaagaagatgagttgacatttgtgtattttcttttgAATTAACTTATTTAATTTCTTGGAGTGTTAGATATTGTTGGATATCATAACTATTATGTATGTGATatgtttcttttgattttttaaataGGATGGGTTAGATGTGCACTAAGATGTGTGATaatgttaattaggatgtgtAATAAGATGTGATAATGTTAAATATGATGtattatttggatttgttttacacAAGTTTATAAATGTATTGGATTAAATTGTATTAACACGATAAATTATAGAAATGGATTGGTTCTATCCAATATTTTTTGATTTAACGATGAATTTgacgataaaaaaaaattcatcgtGAAATTATCATAAACTACTATGTATTGATAATTTTGCGATGAATTATTTTTCCTCCCAAATTTCGTCTCAGAATCTGAGATGAATCCACATATTCATTCTAGATTCTTAGATGAATTTACAGATTCGtaccagattctgggacgaaagcGATTCATCGCAGATCAGTCAAATTAGTAGATTGACGACAAATCCGTATTTGTTGTAAATTTACCAATGAAATTATTATTCGTCGCCAAATTTGGTCACCCGCATTTGGTAATGAATCTATTTTATTTGCCAAATTTATGACAAAAATCGTTTTCGTCGCCAAAATTAGGACAAAATCTAAATTTTGTCGTAGAGTTGCATAAGAAATTTTACGAcaaattttgtttttgttgtaGAACGCGACGAATTTGGCGATGAAAATTAAATTCATTGGTAAATTTGGAGACGAATTTGAATTTTTTCTTCTCAGAATTTGGCGACGGTAATTTTTAGACGAAAACTATTTCGTcatggaattcgtcccaaaactttttgtgatgaaaatattttataaattcatcTCAGAATTTATCCCAGGAtgcgatatattttttttttgtaatgttTTAACTGCTAATTGCAGCAATATCAAAAGAAATTGAGGAGTTTTAAAAATGAAGAGGTTATCAAGTTATTAGTTTGACTGAGAGTGATTAGGAAAACAATAAGTTACTAATGATAAATATTCTTATTTCATTTCTGTGGCGAACTGTTCCAAACCATATttgataaagaatttttttatataaatcagtACAACAAAACAACATCATTCTTCTTTTCATGGGTTATTAAAGCAACGTCTCATCCCATAAGAATATATGATTAAATCAAATATATGCTTAAATTATAATTAGGAACTCATGTTTCTTAAGCTCTCAATCAAATCTATctaataataaatcataaaattaTAAGTCACTTAATCTCTTATATGTCTTTCGATGGTACTTAGTGTTGGACAAATTTTATCGGAGATATAAGAGATATTCTAAATTGAAGTCAAAGTCTATGTTCAACAcactttttttaaaatagatttgtcCCATCCGACGGTGCTTAAAGGTCATGACAGACATCTATTTTTTAGGATACAACAGCAGATTGCGATCACTACCAAGCATAGGTCAGTCGTTGCCAATTGAGATTGTATTTGAACACTATCATGGGCTGATTGTCGAGCAAAAAATTGCACGATAGAGTGGAAAACTAGGGAAACAAAGGTGGAGGAATTGATTTATGGTAGTGGGTTCTATACTCTCCTTTTTACTCATGACCCGGATCTCGTTAAATAGGAGCATTCACTTTTGGACCGAATAAAAGTCATTTTTTATCTTTACCTGCCCAGCTCTAAACGCAAGCCATCGACCATCAGCCGTTTTACTCGGGCAGTTACATATACATTATTAACATCCATTAATGCATCCTAAACTTGAGtagcaagcaaaaaaaaaaaaaaaaaaaaaaattagagtctCCCGTGTGTTTATTCACAATATCAATATTTATGTCTTCACGGGTTTAGCTGAGTTGGTAAGTGGCAAGTTGATTGCTACATAAAGTCTTGAATTCGAATTTCGAGATTGACAGAGTATAAATCCCTGCAACCGGTATAAACTCATTCCATCTATCACTTACCGTATTGATCCTAGGACGGATTGACAATCATTCATATTACTATGAAACTCTCAGATTAAAATCTTATTCAAAATGAAATCTCCATTctccttcctttcttcctcttttctatGTCACATTCCTAACACATGTTAGTTAATTTGACAAATAGCATATGTCCCTGTCTCGTTTCATATGATTAATACACAGATCAAATTTCCCCTGCTACAGAGACATCAAAGCAGCAGAGCCAGTACATAAGGAACAAGGATCCATATCAATTTCCCCTGCTACAGAGACATCACAGCAAGCAGAACCAGTACATAAGGAACGAGGATCCATATCAATCTCTCAATCCTCTCTATAAATATAATACTGAGAAAGGGAGGAGGACATCGAGTGGGAATTAGAAGCTAATGGAGGAGCAGTACAACAAAAGTCTGTTCGTGTGGGACAGACGACCTCCCCTTGCAGCAGCGTCGAGTGGGCCAACGACGGAGGAGCTCCGGCGAGGGCCATGGACTGTGGACGAAGACCTCCTCCTCGTCAACTACGTCGCCCAACACGGCCAAGGCCGGTGGAATGCCCTCGCCCTCTCTGCAGGTATAATTTATAATTACTCTTCCTTTGTTGTCGATAACAAATAAAAAAGTACTAGCTAGCAAACCTCACTGTTTTGAGATGGAACAGGCCTGAAACGAACCGGAAAGAGCTGCAGATTCCGATGGCTCAACTATCTCCGGCCGAATGTTCGCCGCGGAAACATCACGCCAGAGGAACAACTCATTATCGTCGAACTCCATTCTCAGTGGGGAAACAGGTAATTGAACTGATCGAGATGGAGGAGATTTTCAAAGCTTTTTGAGACTAGTTTTTTGAGGAAttgaatgaaaacaaatcacttgtTTATCTTCTTAATTACATTAATTTTCATTCACAAGTAGACCAACCGAGTGAATATAGAAGATCTTTATCGGAAAATTAAATATGCAAGAGTCTGTTTCATCCTGGTAAAACTACGAGTGTGATTTGATGGTTCAACCACTACAGGTGGTCGAAGATCGCACGATTCCTCCCCGGAAGGACCGACAACGAGATCAAGAATTACTGGAGGACGCGGGTGAAGAAGCACGTGAAGCAGCTCCGCTGCGACGCCAGTAGCAGAGCGTTTAAGGACGCAATGCGCTGTCTGTGCATGCAGGCCGCTTCTTCCGCCGCTTCTTCCACCTCCGCCGACCTCCTTGCCAATCCTTGGACGCCGGCGACTGAGACGGGGTCGACGATGGTGAACATTGGTTCTAGCTCGGAGGAGTATTACTTTTCCTCGGCGCCGCCCAACCTCCTCGCCAATCCTTGGACGCCGGCGACTGAGATGGGGACGACGATGGTGAACATTGCTTCTAGCTCCAAGGAGTATTACTTTTCCCCGGCGCCGCCCCAGCAGTTGTCTTCGCTAGGCACCGATATCGGCTGGGAGGAGAAGATCGGCGCCGGCGGCATCGACGCCTTTTTCGGCGGAGGGGATGAGTGGACGGAGTGCCACGTGGATTTCCCCGGAAGCACAGACGTCGGAGGGGGGGGACTGGCCGTGGAGGGACATCCAAatcatttaaataatttaatttttaatctgaAAATTTCCAATTTGTTGGgagaattataaatatttttgtcaAACATTAATATTAATCTAGGATAAAAATATTTTCccattgttttattattattattattttttgtcatGTTCAACGTGCACAAAAAAACACATCCATTGGTTTTACAGGACTACAACAATAATGATTTTTCTGCACACATTCAGATGAGTCCATCGGTCATCAGAGACCAAGAATCAGGGAAAAAGTTCCTAGGGCAGgtcctccgatactcaagtcaggtactttttccccataaATCGCAGAGAAAGGTCAAAAAGTAAatgactagtgagaaatgacgagtgagcgtacctgcataagggacaagacatccctttttatactgcaacgaagATTCCTGGGTCTGACCGATGTCAAAGAATGTCGGCTGTCAAACTTTGTCTGGCGGTGGTTGACACGTGGCTTTTTCTAATAGGCTGGCTACCAAACCGAAGGTGTATTGAGctccgactgttagcatattccctgacaccttgATGATTCCctctgacaagcggttacgattTCTCGGCTAATTTGTCCTGTAGCGTTTGACCGATCCGAGATCTGGACTCACCCTGCTTTTATATACTGTTACCCTCGACTTGTATGTCCCGATCTATGTTAAGTTTTTACCCATATCTGTCTTTGTCATCTGCTATCTCCGATCTGCATTTCAGGTCTGTATCCAGCCTTACTCTTTGGGTTGGATGTCCTGACCTGCGCACTGGGTCTGTAAGAAGACCTCTGCTCCTTAGATCAAATGTTCTGACCTGCACGCTGCAtctgtccgccgacccacatctgtctgctgttatccaaggcatgaacatcccgacctgcacTCGGGGTCTATCCACCGACCCATAtctatctgctgttatccaaggcatgaatGTCCCGACCTGCgcgctgggtctgtccgccgacccacatctgtctgctgttatccaaagCATGAACATCTCGACTTGCACGCGGGGTCTGTCCACCGACCCACATCTATATGCTGTTATCCAAGGTAtgaacatcccgacctgcacgcggGGTCTATCCATCGACCCACAtctatctgctgttatccaaggcatgaatGTCCCGCCCTGCAtgctgggtctgtccgccgacccacTTCTATCTGCTGTTATTCAAGGCtgaacatcccgacctgcacgcggGGTCTGTTCACCGACTCACATCTATatgctgttatccaaggcatgaacgtcccgacctgcacactgggtctgtccgccgacccacttctatctgctgttatccaaggcatgaacgtcccgacctgcacgctgggtctgtctgcCGACCTATATCTATCTGTTGTGACTTTGACTTTGGACACGTCAGCTGGACTTTTGACCTTCCTGCTGTCTTCATCAGCTTGACTGCTGACAGCCCACGAAGGCTCGATTTTTGACCTTCTTATCATCCACatcagcttgactgctgacccaccacggaggcttgacttttgtCCTTCTTGTCCTCCAGGTCAGCCTGACTTCTGACccgccacggaggcttgacttttgaccttcctATGGCTTTGACTCGTAATCACATCATCCTattgacccctcaaaatacacACCGTATCAATAGTCAAAGTAGTACGAGAATTAATATTTTTAAcatggaaataattttttttaaaaaaataaataaaaataaaaatattaattattttgaataaaataaaattactgtCAACTTTGTGAAACAAAGTTATGtcatttaataatattttcttcCATTTAAAATGGCAAATGTTTTATTGGAATTTTTTCAAAGTAATCCACAAAttgttttttcaaaaaatgatttATTGTAAAAACACTTttgatgattttttaaaatatattttggaCTATGACTCCTTTATGTTTTTTATaatctaagtttttaattttttttaatcgattaattttaaaaatgatcatTCTAATcctataaaaaattttcaattaaaataAGTCAGAAAATGTTCATAAAATTCCATCCAAATGACCAGTATCATGCACTGCaccgtaattaaaattaaaattttagatttttttagttATTTAGAAAGCCTAATCATTATatcattattatcattattaCTAGGAGTGACCAATTTTTTTGATAGCATAGTCtagttatttttattaaaattatctaTCTTAATAATATTGCACTTGTTAAAAATATATGACAATATTTTATGTTTTAATATCGCATCACCCGCATCACTTTGAGGAGACTACATTTGTTTGAGGAGACTACATTTGTTAAAAACATGAGATGTGATAGTGTCTAGGAATCTAAATATACTTTAGGATCAACAATGTagaatcattaaaaaatgaataaTACTATTAATCTTGATGGCTTTTAATAGCTaaatacttttatatatatatatatatatatatattatttttccaaaaaaaaaaaaacttaattcacTTTCCTTATGACAATATATATAAATACC contains:
- the LOC122025274 gene encoding MYB-like transcription factor EOBI — its product is MEEQYNKSLFVWDRRPPLAAASSGPTTEELRRGPWTVDEDLLLVNYVAQHGQGRWNALALSAGLKRTGKSCRFRWLNYLRPNVRRGNITPEEQLIIVELHSQWGNRWSKIARFLPGRTDNEIKNYWRTRVKKHVKQLRCDASSRAFKDAMRCLCMQAASSAASSTSADLLANPWTPATETGSTMVNIGSSSEEYYFSSAPPNLLANPWTPATEMGTTMVNIASSSKEYYFSPAPPQQLSSLGTDIGWEEKIGAGGIDAFFGGGDEWTECHVDFPGSTDVGGGGLAVEGHPNHLNNLIFNLKISNLLGEL